The Impatiens glandulifera chromosome 8, dImpGla2.1, whole genome shotgun sequence genome includes a window with the following:
- the LOC124913129 gene encoding subtilisin-like protease SBT3: MKNAPSNSISNKMSKGRQRIPMDQRREKEEDCWITFSKRRNGLYKKISDLSIDCGLYFIAMMFSPSGKLYSFTSPNMESIAMRLLNNQKLHNRDENELLMEVSYRSTLDELTRQFIEVSNLLDQEEEREKRIDTMVKTRQMLSIIDTPISDLSDDQSHWYTSLTSSSTTTNKNNVIYIYSNVADGFCAYLSKTELESVKASPSFVSSYHDKPISLRTTHTTDFLSLNRNNGLWPASDYGEGVVVGIVDTGIWPESRSFHDNITPVPDKWKGKCEEGEGFNASMCNSKLVCARSFNKGLLSIKPHTNLGLNSARDEDGHGTHCASTAAGGYVDNVDFFGYAEGTARGMAPHARVASYKIYWGVDVTTCDVLAAIDKAVEDGVDVLSLSFGVDTVIPFYENPIAIATFAAMEKGIVVAQAGGNSGPGFSSITDAIPWTITVGAGDTDCRFAGTLKLGNNMTIMGWTTFPLSATIDKLPLLYNETIALCDSVEYINTLPPSTVIICDNTNNWQEQFKIIAKSTIAAAIFVNDDPLLYVFSKFPWPGVAITSNEAISVIEYAKTRNHGSNPIASIKFKETVIGIKPAPKVATYTSRGPAMPYPGILKPDLIAPGTLILAAYTPNKPIAKVGTNINLSSDYVIVSGTSMACPHVAGIAALMRGAHPTWSPAAIQSALMTTANPLDNTNNPIQDNISNDLQYASPLAMGSGHIDPNRALDPGLVYDATARDYVNVLCYLNYTKEQIMTLTRTKRYNCTEPSPDANYPSFIVTYNDKSSSVVTMTFHRTLTNVGLGGATYEAKVVAPEGSKAVVHPTHLVFDKKYDKQSYSLKIEWKNENKRSNVSNGVLIWIEQNGNHTVRSPIVISPEFIA, encoded by the exons ATGAAGAATGCTCCTAGCAACTCGATATCCAACAAGATGTCCAAAGGCCGTCAAAGAATCCCCATGGACCAACGTCGGGAGAAGGAAGAAGATTGTTGGATCACATTTTCTAAACGTCGTAATGGATTGTACAAAAAGATCAGTGACCTAAGCATTGATTGTGGTCTCTATTTTATCGCCATGATGTTCTCCCCATCAGGGAAGCTCTACTCTTTCACTTCCCCAAACATGGAGTCGATTGCAATGAGACTTCTCAACAATCAAAAACTTCACAATAGAGATGAAAACGAATTACTTATGGAGGTCTCTTATAGATCAACATTAGATGAACTAACTCGTCAGTTTATCGAGGTGAGCAATCTTTTGGATCAAGAGGAAGAGAGGGAAAAAAGAATAGACACGATGGTTAAGACACGCCAAATGTTGTCGATTATCGACACTCCTATTTCAGATCTTAGTGATGAtcaa aGCCATTGGTACACTTCTCTAACTTCTTCTTCCACCACCACCAACAAAAACAATGTGATCTACATCTACTCCAATGTTGCCGATGGCTTTTGCGCCTACCTTTCCAAAACCGAGCTCGAATCCGTCAAGGCTTCACCCTCTTTCGTCTCGTCGTACCACGACAAACCTATTAGTCTCCGAACTACTCACACAACCGATTTTCTCTCGTTAAATCGCAACAATGGGTTATGGCCAGCCTCCGACTACGGAGAAGGAGTTGTGGTCGGAATTGTGGACACGGGAATATGGCCGGAAAGTCGGAGCTTTCACGACAACATTACTCCCGTGCCCGATAAGTGGAAAGGAAAATGCGAGGAAGGAGAAGGTTTCAATGCATCCATGTGCAATTCTAAGTTAGTTTGTGCTAGGTCATTCAACAAGGGTTTACTATCCATCAAGCCACATACCAACCTAGGGCTTAACTCGGCTCGAGACGAGGATGGACATGGCACGCATTGTGCTTCAACAGCAGCCGGCGGTTATGTAGATAATGTGGATTTCTTTGGATATGCCGAAGGAACGGCTCGTGGCATGGCACCTCATGCTAGGGTTGCTTCATACAAGATCTATTGGGGAGTGGACGTTACGACATGCGATGTACTAGCTGCCATCGACAAAGCGGTTGAAGATGGTGTTGATGTTTTGTCGCTCTCATTTGGTGTAGATACCGTCATCCCATTCTATGAAAATCCCATTGCTATTGCTACATTCGCGGCTATGGAGAAAGGTATCGTTGTAGCTCAAGCCGGAGGGAACTCGGGGCCAGGCTTTTCATCTATAACCGATGCAATCCCGTGGACAATAACAGTCGGTGCTGGGGACACCGATTGTAGGTTCGCTGGCACATTGAAACTAGGAAACAATATGACAATCATGGGATGGACTACTTTTCCTCTTAGTGCAACTATAGACAAGCTCCCACTATTGTATAACGAAACCATAGCCTTATGTGATTCCGTAGAGTATATTAATACATTACCTCCATCAACCGTGATAATATGCGACAACACTAACAATTGGCAAgaacaattcaaaataatcgCAAAGTCGACCATAGCCGCCGCCATTTTTGTCAACGACGACCCCTTGTTGTATGTTTTCTCAAAGTTTCCATGGCCCGGAGTTGCAATAACCTCAAACGAAGCTATATCGGTGATTGAATACGCAAAGACAAGAAACCATGGTTCCAATCCAATAGCCAGCATCAAGTTTAAGGAGACAGTCATTGGAATCAAGCCAGCTCCAAAAGTTGCAACCTACACATCTCGAGGCCCTGCCATGCCTTATCCCGGTATCTTAAAGCCAGATTTGATAGCACCCGGGACCTTAATCCTAGCGGCGTATACTCCCAATAAGCCAATAGCAAAAGTCGGAACTAACATAAACCTATCAAGTGACTACGTAATAGTTTCCGGAACTTCAATGGCTTGCCCTCATGTGGCTGGCATTGCAGCTCTCATGCGTGGAGCTCACCCAACTTGGAGCCCCGCAGCCATCCAATCGGCTCTAATGACTACCGCCAATCCATTGGACAATACTAACAATCCTATCCAAGATAACATATCAAATGATCTTCAATATGCTTCTCCACTCGCTATGGGATCCGGTCATATTGATCCAAATCGAGCCCTCGATCCAGGTTTAGTCTATGATGCCACAGCTAGAGACTACGTCAATGTCTTGTGTTATTTGAACTATACAAAAGAACAAATCATGACATTGACTAGGACAAAGCGTTACAATTGCACCGAGCCATCACCAGATGCGAACTATCCATCATTTATAGTTACATATAACGATAAATCGTCGTCAGTAGTAACAATGACATTTCATAGGACTTTGACAAATGTGGGATTAGGCGGTGCTACATACGAGGCTAAGGTGGTGGCACCTGAGGGCTCGAAGGCTGTAGTCCATCCGACACATCTCGTTTTTGATAAGAAATACGATAAACAAAGTTATAGCTTGAAGATTGAGTGGAAGAATGAAAATAAGAGGAGCAATGTTTCAAATGGTGTGTTGATTTGGATTGAGCAAAATGGAAATCACACTGTTAGGAGCCCTATTGTTATATCACCAGAATTTATTGCATAA
- the LOC124913130 gene encoding subtilisin-like protease SBT3 gives MEFPFELEMTFSWLLLLLLTTSFCANPVLGNERSLYILHMDLSLMPKPFTSNHHWYTSLTSSSTTTNKKNNVIYTYSNVADGFCAYLSKTELESVKASPSFVTSYHDKPISLRTTHTTDFLSLNRNNGLWPASDYGEGVVVGIVDTGVWPESRSFHDNITPVPDKWKGKCEEGEGFNASMCNSKLVCARSFNKGLLSIKPHTNLWLNSARDEDGHGTHCASTAAGGYVDNVDFFGYAEGTARGMAPHARVASYKIYWGVDVTTCDVLAAIDKAVEDGVDVLSLSFGVDTVIPFYENPIAIATFAAMEKGIVVAQAGGNSGPGFSSITDAIPWTITVGAGDTDRRFAGTLKLGNNMTIMGWTTFPLSATIDKLPLLYNETIALCDSVEYINTLPPSTVIICDNTNNWQEQFKIIAKSTIAAAIFVNDDPLLYVFSKFPWPGVAITSNEAISVIEYAKTRNHGSNPIASIKFKETIIGIKPAPKVATYTSRGPAMPYPGILKPDLIAPGTLILAAYTPNRPIAKVGTNINLSSDYVIVSGTSMACPHVAGIAALMRGAHPTWSPAAIQSALMTTANPLDNTNNPIQDNISNDLQYASPLAMGSGHIDPNRALDPGLVYDATARDYVNVLCYLNYTKEQIMTLTRTKRYNCTEPSPDANYPSFIVTYNDKSSSVVSMTFHRTLTNVGLGGASYEAKVVAPEGSKAVVHPTHLVFDKKYDKQSYSLKIEWKNENKRSNVSNGVLIWIEQNGNHTVRSPIVISPEFIA, from the coding sequence ATGGAGTTTCCATTTGAATTGGAGATGACCTTTTCATGGCTTCTCCTCCTACTTCTAACAACATCATTCTGCGCCAATCCAGTTTTGGGCAATGAGAGATCCTTATACATACTCCATATGGATCTTTCTCTAATGCCAAAACCTTTCACTTCCAACCACCATTGGTACACTTCTCTAACTTCTTCTTCCACCACaaccaacaaaaaaaacaatgtgATCTACACCTACTCCAATGTTGCCGATGGCTTTTGCGCCTACCTTTCCAAAACCGAGCTCGAATCCGTCAAGGCTTCACCCTCTTTCGTCACGTCGTACCACGACAAACCTATTAGTCTCCGAACTACTCACACAACCGATTTCCTCTCGTTAAATCGCAACAATGGGTTATGGCCGGCTTCCGACTACGGAGAAGGAGTCGTTGTCGGAATTGTGGACACGGGAGTATGGCCGGAAAGTCGGAGCTTTCATGACAACATTACTCCCGTGCCCGATAAGTGGAAAGGAAAATGCGAGGAAGGAGAAGGTTTCAATGCATCCATGTGTAATTCTAAGTTAGTTTGTGCTAGGTCATTCAACAAGGGTTTACTATCCATCAAGCCACATACCAACCTATGGCTTAACTCGGCTCGAGACGAGGATGGACATGGCACGCATTGTGCTTCAACAGCAGCCGGCGGTTATGTAGATAATGTGGATTTCTTTGGATATGCCGAAGGAACGGCTCGTGGTATGGCACCTCATGCTAGGGTTGCTTCATACAAGATCTATTGGGGAGTGGACGTTACGACATGCGATGTACTAGCTGCCATCGACAAAGCGGTTGAAGATGGTGTTGATGTTTTGTCGCTCTCATTTGGTGTAGATACCGTCATCCCATTCTATGAAAATCCCATTGCTATTGCTACATTCGCGGCTATGGAGAAAGGTATCGTTGTAGCTCAAGCCGGAGGGAACTCGGGGCCAGGCTTTTCATCTATAACCGATGCAATCCCGTGGACAATAACAGTCGGTGCTGGGGACACCGATCGTAGGTTCGCTGGCACATTGAAACTAGGAAACAATATGACAATCATGGGATGGACTACTTTTCCTCTTAGTGCAACTATAGACAAGCTCCCACTATTGTATAACGAAACCATAGCCTTATGTGATTCCGTAGAGTATATTAATACATTACCTCCATCAACCGTGATAATATGCGACAACACTAACAATTGGCAAgaacaattcaaaataatcgCAAAGTCGACCATAGCCGCCGCCATTTTTGTCAACGACGACCCCTTGTTGTATGTTTTCTCAAAGTTTCCATGGCCCGGGGTTGCAATAACCTCAAACGAAGCTATATCGGTGATTGAATATGCAAAGACCAGAAACCATGGTTCCAATCCAATAGCCAGCATCAAGTTTAAGGAGACAATCATTGGAATCAAGCCAGCTCCAAAAGTTGCAACCTACACATCTCGAGGCCCTGCCATGCCTTATCCCGGTATCTTAAAGCCAGATTTGATAGCACCCGGGACCTTAATCCTAGCGGCGTATACTCCCAATAGGCCGATAGCAAAAGTCGGAACTAACATAAACCTATCAAGTGACTACGTTATAGTTTCCGGGACTTCAATGGCTTGCCCTCATGTGGCTGGCATTGCAGCTCTCATGCGTGGAGCTCACCCAACTTGGAGCCCCGCAGCCATCCAATCGGCTCTAATGACTACCGCCAATCCATTGGACAATACTAACAATCCTATCCAAGATAACATATCAAATGATCTTCAATATGCTTCTCCACTCGCTATGGGATCCGGTCATATTGATCCAAATCGAGCCCTCGATCCAGGTTTAGTCTATGATGCCACAGCTAGAGACTACGTCAATGTCTTGTGTTATTTGAACTATACAAAAGAACAAATCATGACATTGACTAGGACAAAGCGTTACAATTGCACGGAGCCATCACCGGATGCTAACTATCCATCATTTATAGTTACATATAACGATAAATCGTCGTCAGTAGTATCAATGACATTTCATAGGACTTTGACAAATGTGGGATTAGGCGGTGCTTCATACGAGGCTAAGGTGGTGGCACCTGAGGGCTCGAAGGCTGTAGTCCATCCGACACATCTCGTTTTTGATAAGAAATACGATAAACAAAGTTATAGCTTGAAGATTGAGTGGAAGAATGAAAATAAGAGGAGCAATGTTTCAAATGGTGTGTTGATTTGGATTGAGCAAAATGGAAATCACACTGTTAGGAGCCCTATTGTTATATCACCAGAATTTATTGCATAA